A genomic region of Pseudomonadota bacterium contains the following coding sequences:
- a CDS encoding acetyl-CoA carboxylase biotin carboxylase subunit encodes MIKKILIANRGEIAIRVMRACREMGILSVAVYSEADKDALFAKYADEAYLLGPAPATQSYLNIEKVIKAAKECGADAIHPGYGFLAENPKFARMCEEEGIKFIGPSSRVLALLGDKVAARREMIRAGVPVVPGTDECVTQFKQARDIAEETGYPIIIKPSGGGGGIGMTIVWSEGELEKALESTQAIAATTFGIADVYIEKYLTNPRHIEFQLMGDSHGNAIHLGERECSIQRRHQKLIEESPSPAVSAKLRKEIGEKAANAARMVGYEGAGTMEFLYSDGKLYFMEVNARVQVEHPVTEMVTGVDIVKEGIRIASGLPLSIAQKDVKLRGSAIECRINAEDPFEDFVPTPGKIKSYNAPGGPGVRVDSGVYSGYTIPPFYDPMIAKLIVWGNDRNEAIQRMRRALYEYIITGMKNNIPFHLAVMENPRFVKGKLGTHFIESETTLFDDMKSIIERERSLEEKLPKLVEEKKRIAAIAAVTAMTQMYGQR; translated from the coding sequence ATGATCAAGAAAATCCTTATAGCAAATCGTGGTGAAATAGCCATCCGTGTCATGCGTGCCTGCCGGGAGATGGGCATTCTTTCTGTTGCTGTCTATTCTGAGGCAGACAAAGATGCACTATTTGCGAAATATGCTGATGAAGCATATCTGCTTGGCCCGGCGCCGGCAACCCAAAGTTATTTGAATATCGAAAAAGTGATTAAAGCGGCAAAAGAATGCGGGGCAGACGCAATCCACCCCGGCTATGGTTTTCTTGCCGAGAACCCTAAATTTGCCAGGATGTGTGAAGAAGAGGGCATAAAGTTCATCGGACCGTCGAGCAGGGTTCTTGCACTCCTTGGCGACAAGGTAGCAGCACGCCGCGAGATGATAAGAGCGGGAGTACCTGTGGTGCCGGGGACCGATGAATGTGTTACACAATTCAAGCAGGCAAGGGACATAGCCGAGGAAACCGGGTATCCGATTATCATCAAACCCTCCGGTGGTGGAGGGGGAATCGGGATGACCATCGTGTGGAGTGAAGGAGAACTGGAAAAGGCTTTGGAGTCGACGCAGGCCATTGCCGCGACCACCTTCGGCATAGCCGATGTATACATTGAGAAATACCTTACCAATCCCCGCCATATAGAGTTTCAGCTAATGGGAGACTCCCACGGAAACGCCATCCACCTTGGAGAACGGGAATGTTCCATACAACGAAGACATCAGAAGTTGATCGAGGAATCCCCTTCCCCGGCCGTATCTGCAAAGCTCCGCAAAGAGATTGGAGAGAAAGCTGCAAACGCCGCAAGGATGGTCGGTTATGAAGGCGCAGGGACCATGGAGTTCCTTTACTCTGATGGAAAATTGTATTTCATGGAAGTGAATGCTCGTGTGCAGGTGGAGCACCCGGTGACGGAGATGGTAACAGGTGTGGATATAGTGAAAGAGGGGATACGGATCGCCTCGGGATTGCCCTTAAGTATCGCACAGAAGGACGTGAAACTGCGGGGGAGCGCTATTGAATGCCGTATCAATGCGGAAGATCCCTTTGAAGACTTTGTCCCGACACCGGGGAAGATCAAAAGCTATAATGCTCCGGGAGGTCCGGGTGTTCGCGTTGACAGCGGCGTGTACAGCGGGTATACGATACCTCCCTTTTATGACCCCATGATCGCAAAGCTTATTGTCTGGGGAAATGACCGGAATGAGGCAATACAGAGAATGCGGCGGGCGCTCTATGAATACATTATCACCGGAATGAAGAACAATATCCCCTTCCACCTGGCGGTCATGGAAAACCCGCGCTTTGTGAAAGGCAAACTGGGAACCCATTTTATCGAAAGCGAGACTACCCTGTTCGATGATATGAAGAGCATTATAGAACGGGAGAGATCATTAGAAGAAAAACTCCCTAAACTGGTTGAAGAAAAAAAGAGAATCGCCGCTATCGCTGCTGTGACTGCGATGACACAGATGTACGGGCAGAGATAA
- a CDS encoding Tm-1-like ATP-binding domain-containing protein, which translates to MGKTIVILGTFDTKGDHLQLLKEKIVSRGHRVITMDLSMGGSSAIQADINPQEIAGLMGKNTEEFIASRDRHMKTEVMIKGAQQKILELLSRQEVDGAVALGGASMALIGSRVMSKLPFGIPKVIATSAAMPAYSAEWFDSMDILVMQIIMEFTGMNELLTHAIGQIAGVISGMVEESFPHTSLSLPYPAVAITEIGFCPKCTRQVEALLEERGYHVCTFHAQGISERAMDRLISQGFFDGVIDIVPAGLIEEIFQGNRPAGMERIDAACNRGIPMILAPCTINLTGCGVTRKNREQYISRPRIMKMDEMRAMTRYNADELQYAAGFYREKLNKAKGPVKFFVPLKGWSAIDREGSVLYDPEGDRVFIDALKEGLKPQVEIVDVSCNLEDPEFAEAMVKAFDRIFKELQHA; encoded by the coding sequence ATGGGAAAAACAATTGTCATTCTGGGGACTTTTGATACAAAAGGGGACCATTTACAGCTCTTAAAAGAGAAAATTGTCTCCAGAGGGCACAGGGTTATTACAATGGACCTTAGCATGGGAGGCAGCTCCGCAATACAGGCTGACATTAATCCGCAGGAGATCGCCGGCCTTATGGGAAAGAATACGGAAGAGTTCATAGCCTCGAGAGATAGACATATGAAAACAGAGGTAATGATAAAAGGGGCGCAGCAGAAGATTCTGGAACTTCTTTCCAGACAGGAGGTAGATGGCGCAGTAGCCCTTGGCGGAGCATCAATGGCACTTATAGGTTCCAGGGTAATGTCGAAACTTCCCTTCGGGATACCGAAAGTGATTGCCACGTCAGCGGCCATGCCTGCTTATTCGGCAGAGTGGTTTGACTCTATGGATATCCTTGTAATGCAAATAATTATGGAATTTACAGGAATGAACGAACTTTTGACTCATGCTATCGGACAGATTGCAGGAGTGATTTCGGGAATGGTGGAGGAGAGCTTTCCTCATACCTCTCTGTCCCTGCCTTATCCGGCTGTGGCAATAACGGAAATCGGTTTCTGTCCCAAGTGCACCAGGCAGGTTGAGGCGTTGCTGGAGGAGAGAGGATACCATGTTTGTACGTTTCATGCTCAAGGGATAAGCGAAAGGGCGATGGACCGGCTTATCTCTCAGGGTTTCTTCGATGGTGTCATAGACATAGTTCCGGCAGGCTTAATCGAGGAGATCTTTCAGGGGAACAGACCGGCCGGTATGGAGAGGATTGATGCGGCCTGCAACAGAGGTATCCCTATGATCCTTGCTCCCTGTACGATAAACCTCACAGGATGTGGTGTAACCCGTAAGAACAGGGAACAATATATATCAAGACCACGAATAATGAAAATGGACGAGATGAGAGCAATGACCCGTTACAATGCTGATGAATTACAATATGCTGCCGGCTTTTACAGAGAGAAATTAAATAAAGCAAAAGGGCCGGTGAAATTCTTTGTACCTCTAAAGGGCTGGTCTGCCATAGACCGGGAGGGTTCTGTACTCTATGATCCGGAGGGAGACCGGGTTTTTATTGATGCATTAAAAGAAGGTTTGAAACCACAGGTAGAAATTGTAGATGTTTCATGCAATCTCGAAGACCCTGAGTTTGCTGAGGCTATGGTCAAAGCCTTTGACAGAATTTTTAAGGAATTACAACACGCTTGA
- a CDS encoding PEP/pyruvate-binding domain-containing protein — protein MSDKWIYWLEELGKEDNERVGKKCANLGEIAKAGLPVPKGFCLSIDGYTMFTNKTGAAEEIGRYLEDHKPAADDIEGIRQLSLKMRQIMESKPMPTEMSDVILSYYGKLCDSACALDLAVSTRSAGAVSHPGQYETYLNVKGKEDLLDKVRKVWASTCNERSVAFRIKKDMPLGKEPIGVAVLTMVKARSAGIAFSADPNTGDTSKIIVEANWGLGESVVSGELMPDRWVLNKETLEIRERTLGKKDKATVCLECGIDDAEIAPEKACSYCLTDEELYEIGKLANKLEAHFGVPQDIEWAVDEDMPFPNIILLQTRPVVIAKQSAADQVADLMIGMLSFR, from the coding sequence ATGTCTGATAAATGGATTTATTGGCTTGAGGAACTGGGCAAGGAGGACAATGAACGTGTTGGTAAAAAATGCGCCAATCTTGGTGAGATCGCTAAAGCAGGGCTACCTGTTCCGAAGGGATTCTGTCTGTCCATCGATGGCTATACTATGTTTACGAATAAGACCGGGGCAGCGGAGGAAATCGGACGTTATCTTGAAGATCACAAACCCGCTGCTGATGATATTGAAGGGATTCGTCAACTCAGTTTGAAAATGCGACAGATTATGGAGTCCAAACCTATGCCCACGGAGATGTCGGATGTTATCCTGTCATATTACGGCAAGCTTTGTGACAGTGCCTGTGCGTTGGACCTGGCCGTATCCACCCGTTCCGCCGGGGCAGTAAGTCATCCCGGGCAGTATGAGACATACCTAAACGTGAAGGGTAAGGAAGACCTCCTGGATAAGGTGCGGAAGGTTTGGGCAAGCACCTGTAATGAGCGCTCCGTTGCATTTCGCATCAAGAAGGATATGCCCCTTGGGAAGGAGCCTATCGGCGTGGCCGTGCTGACTATGGTCAAAGCCCGCTCAGCCGGCATTGCCTTTAGCGCTGATCCCAATACTGGCGACACCTCCAAGATTATAGTCGAAGCGAACTGGGGTTTGGGCGAAAGCGTTGTCAGTGGTGAACTCATGCCCGACCGCTGGGTCCTAAACAAGGAGACCCTGGAAATCCGTGAAAGAACACTTGGCAAAAAAGACAAAGCCACGGTATGCCTGGAGTGTGGAATCGATGATGCTGAGATCGCACCTGAAAAGGCTTGTTCTTATTGCCTGACCGATGAGGAGTTGTACGAGATTGGAAAACTGGCCAATAAGCTCGAGGCGCACTTCGGCGTTCCTCAGGACATTGAATGGGCTGTGGATGAGGACATGCCTTTTCCTAACATTATATTGTTGCAGACGCGCCCTGTTGTCATCGCAAAGCAGAGTGCAGCGGACCAGGTTGCTGATCTAATGATCGGCATGCTCTCTTTCAGGTAG
- a CDS encoding PEP-utilizing enzyme translates to MLHDAYDLSFYEFDDEKDPKEYGVLLCDVVHGRPPMKPTYMGIGWYWYYHGVRYGAETLHLPTTHGWDSRFVKGYPYITAIRTTPEEAKEREPIFREKIKPFLENFDGVWDPLKAELLKMYKEAKEARGLKEWDDIKKLNNADLLSFFLDFAYIINRKEGEIHFIMLMASFYIVGLLQEMWRALFGEEPSIDPNFHKLMSGFENQDMKMGRMMWQLGRKAVELGLEDTFMNTGDDVLIDKLNTSEAGRTWNSLYHEFLLEHGWRSDRAHSYDSPVWLEKPAQALGRIKLLMSQTVFKFDVERERVIKDREQAEKEILAKVPEVQRPAFGLLVKAAQKSGYWSEDHGYFCDCYVGAIGRWILQEFGRRFAQAGSINDAEDVYFLHPNEVRKAAVSMGRINLRPYVERRKEAWEENMKIEPVPFFGDISQAQDVVRSDPTLLVSTQVPVVRKELKADLYGAACAPGSFQGTARVIMSVDNIAELKPGEILVAPGTSTAWMVVFGIIKGLVTDGGGALSHPVIMAREFGIPCVSGTIEATQKIKTGDKIWVDGNRGVVFIMDK, encoded by the coding sequence ATGTTACATGATGCTTACGATTTATCGTTTTACGAATTTGATGATGAGAAAGACCCAAAAGAATACGGTGTTTTACTATGCGACGTAGTTCATGGCAGACCGCCCATGAAACCAACTTACATGGGCATTGGCTGGTACTGGTACTATCATGGGGTGCGCTACGGAGCTGAAACCCTGCATTTACCCACTACTCATGGCTGGGACTCGCGGTTCGTAAAAGGCTATCCTTATATTACTGCGATCCGTACCACTCCTGAGGAGGCAAAAGAGCGGGAGCCCATCTTCAGAGAGAAGATCAAACCCTTCCTTGAGAACTTTGACGGCGTTTGGGACCCTCTGAAAGCGGAGTTGCTGAAGATGTACAAGGAGGCCAAAGAAGCGCGGGGACTCAAGGAGTGGGATGATATAAAGAAACTAAACAATGCTGACCTCTTGAGCTTTTTTCTCGACTTTGCTTACATCATCAATCGTAAAGAAGGTGAAATCCATTTTATCATGCTCATGGCATCTTTTTATATTGTCGGCCTACTCCAGGAGATGTGGCGGGCCCTTTTTGGAGAAGAGCCCTCTATTGATCCGAACTTCCACAAGCTCATGTCGGGGTTCGAGAATCAGGATATGAAAATGGGGCGTATGATGTGGCAGCTCGGCCGGAAGGCGGTAGAACTTGGTTTGGAAGACACCTTCATGAATACCGGGGATGATGTGCTCATAGACAAACTCAATACCTCAGAGGCGGGAAGAACATGGAATAGCCTCTACCATGAGTTCTTGCTGGAACACGGGTGGCGCTCCGACCGGGCACACTCCTACGACAGCCCGGTGTGGCTTGAGAAGCCTGCTCAAGCCCTCGGAAGGATCAAGCTTCTTATGTCGCAAACTGTTTTTAAATTCGACGTGGAGCGGGAACGTGTTATCAAAGATCGCGAGCAGGCCGAAAAGGAAATTCTTGCCAAGGTGCCGGAGGTACAAAGACCGGCTTTTGGTCTGCTGGTAAAGGCTGCCCAGAAGTCAGGCTACTGGAGCGAGGATCATGGTTATTTTTGCGACTGTTATGTAGGTGCAATAGGCCGATGGATTCTCCAGGAGTTCGGCAGGAGGTTTGCACAGGCCGGGAGTATCAACGATGCTGAGGACGTCTACTTCCTCCATCCCAACGAAGTACGTAAAGCTGCAGTATCCATGGGAAGGATCAATCTCCGTCCCTATGTGGAGCGTCGTAAAGAGGCTTGGGAAGAGAACATGAAGATCGAACCTGTACCCTTCTTTGGTGATATAAGCCAGGCACAGGACGTGGTCCGAAGCGATCCTACCCTTCTTGTTTCCACACAGGTTCCTGTTGTGAGAAAAGAACTGAAGGCAGATCTGTACGGTGCTGCATGCGCTCCGGGTTCCTTCCAGGGAACAGCAAGGGTGATCATGAGCGTGGATAATATCGCTGAATTGAAACCCGGCGAAATACTGGTTGCCCCAGGCACCTCTACGGCATGGATGGTAGTTTTCGGTATAATCAAGGGACTTGTGACTGACGGCGGCGGTGCCCTGTCTCATCCTGTTATCATGGCCAGAGAATTTGGTATCCCCTGCGTTTCGGGAACCATTGAGGCCACGCAGAAGATAAAGACCGGTGACAAGATCTGGGTAGATGGCAACCGCGGGGTGGTTTTTATTATGGATAAATAG
- a CDS encoding AMP-binding protein, translating into MAKTPLPQVLGELIEDRAQRNTDKIFLRFKDQSFTYDDMNRYANRCANAFINQGVAKGDKVSIMLPNCPEYIHLWFGSAKMGAVEVPINTSYKGEFLRHIIDQSDSKILVVAHEFLDRVKLIEDALPKVKKVVVLGGLEQEKAAGYKVPLISFEEFFNAPETPVDVKIYPSDPQNIIYTSGTTGLSKGALGPHKFWITVAEQLLPLREGGKDDIFYTFLPLYHMNGQCLTTITALLAEGQMVLSDKFSASRFWEEIRRCGATQFNYLGAVIPILAKQPEKPDDLDNPVKIAFGAGCPQNVMDYFEKRFGLKCMEGFGMTEIGIPVHTTLYDRRPGSCGQPLPIYEVKLFDDNDDEVPPDEPGEIVFRPKEPFTMMIEYYNMPDKTLESCRNLWFHTGDLAKRDTDGYLYFIDRKKDSLRRRGENISSFEVERAINTHPKILESAAVAVKAEMPEDEVKICVVLKTGETLTPEDLIEYANERMPYFAVPRFVEFMDSLPKTPTERVQKYLLKQAGITPNTWDREKAGVEVKR; encoded by the coding sequence ATGGCAAAAACACCCTTACCGCAGGTGCTTGGAGAGTTGATCGAGGATAGGGCGCAGAGGAATACGGATAAAATCTTTCTCCGTTTTAAGGATCAGTCATTCACTTATGACGACATGAATCGTTATGCAAACCGTTGCGCAAACGCTTTTATTAACCAGGGGGTAGCAAAGGGAGACAAGGTCAGCATCATGCTTCCCAACTGCCCGGAATATATACATCTCTGGTTTGGCTCGGCAAAGATGGGGGCAGTGGAGGTTCCGATCAATACATCCTATAAGGGTGAGTTCCTGCGACATATTATTGACCAGTCTGATTCGAAGATTCTTGTGGTTGCCCACGAGTTTCTGGATCGCGTCAAACTGATAGAGGATGCTTTACCGAAGGTGAAAAAAGTAGTGGTCCTGGGAGGTCTCGAACAAGAGAAAGCCGCCGGATATAAGGTTCCCTTGATCAGTTTTGAGGAGTTCTTTAATGCTCCAGAGACACCTGTCGATGTAAAGATCTACCCCTCAGATCCCCAAAACATCATATACACCTCAGGGACAACCGGTCTTTCCAAAGGCGCCCTTGGTCCCCATAAGTTCTGGATTACGGTGGCCGAGCAGTTGCTCCCGTTGCGTGAGGGCGGAAAAGACGACATTTTCTATACATTCTTGCCGCTTTATCATATGAACGGTCAATGTCTCACAACAATAACTGCTCTGCTCGCAGAAGGCCAGATGGTGCTTTCCGATAAATTCAGCGCCAGCCGCTTCTGGGAAGAAATCCGCCGTTGCGGGGCAACCCAGTTCAACTATCTCGGAGCAGTGATACCGATACTCGCAAAACAGCCGGAGAAACCGGACGATCTTGATAATCCGGTCAAGATAGCTTTTGGAGCAGGTTGTCCTCAGAATGTAATGGACTACTTTGAAAAACGATTCGGGTTGAAATGCATGGAAGGATTCGGGATGACGGAGATAGGCATTCCGGTCCACACGACTCTTTATGACAGAAGGCCGGGTTCATGCGGACAACCTCTGCCTATCTATGAAGTCAAACTTTTTGATGACAATGACGATGAAGTACCTCCAGATGAGCCGGGAGAGATTGTGTTCCGCCCGAAAGAGCCTTTTACCATGATGATCGAGTATTACAATATGCCGGATAAAACTCTGGAATCCTGCCGCAATCTCTGGTTCCATACCGGCGATTTAGCCAAAAGGGACACCGACGGTTACCTTTATTTTATCGACAGAAAGAAGGATTCCCTCCGTAGAAGAGGAGAGAATATCTCATCCTTTGAGGTGGAAAGGGCCATTAATACACACCCGAAGATTCTTGAGTCGGCAGCCGTTGCAGTGAAGGCTGAAATGCCGGAAGATGAAGTAAAAATATGCGTTGTCCTTAAAACAGGCGAGACCCTAACACCTGAAGATCTGATCGAATATGCCAATGAAAGAATGCCATATTTTGCGGTACCGAGATTTGTGGAGTTCATGGACAGTTTGCCTAAGACGCCTACAGAGCGTGTACAGAAATACTTGTTGAAACAAGCCGGCATTACCCCGAATACATGGGACAGGGAAAAAGCTGGAGTTGAAGTGAAGAGATAA
- a CDS encoding hydroxymethylglutaryl-CoA synthase has translation MVGITSVSAYIPMYRLNREEIEKMWKAGAAAGEKAVAGYDEDTVTMAVAAAIDCLKPGNEDVNGLYAATTTAPYKEKQSAAIIASALDLDKRCYTADFSNSLRAGTIALKAAIDAVVSGSAGRILVTASDCRIGAPGGRLEQNLGDGACALMIGSSDLLATIEDNYSIFSDFTDLWRTEDDMFVQSGEGRFIDEAGYMPIMQEAVSELMKKHSLVPGDFSKIVYYASDNKQHAALAKRLGFDRSQVQDPLFEQIGNTGVAASFIMLAAVLEEAKPGDRILFANYGDGVDTFIFCVTENIGRIHNKSMVKKRLAAKKSIDYGTYLNWRDLIPFEASSLPDRAEPSLAPRWRERKTVTALYGFKCRKCGIPQIHPIGQTARICVVCQSKDDFEAYKFSDKTGKLFTYAVDILQPTKNPPGLNGVIDFDGGGRLICELTDYNLDKVAIGMPVEMVFRKLFQGKGILNYFWKAKPI, from the coding sequence ATGGTAGGCATTACATCGGTTAGCGCCTATATCCCTATGTACCGGCTGAACAGGGAAGAAATAGAAAAAATGTGGAAAGCCGGGGCAGCCGCCGGAGAAAAGGCTGTGGCAGGTTACGACGAGGACACTGTTACAATGGCTGTAGCTGCCGCCATTGACTGCTTAAAGCCCGGCAACGAAGATGTGAACGGACTTTATGCGGCTACAACCACTGCCCCATACAAGGAGAAACAGAGCGCTGCCATCATAGCCAGTGCACTTGATCTGGATAAGAGATGCTATACGGCTGACTTCAGCAACTCCCTGAGAGCGGGAACCATAGCATTGAAAGCGGCTATAGATGCGGTTGTGAGTGGCTCCGCCGGGAGGATTCTGGTGACGGCCTCAGACTGCCGCATTGGTGCACCAGGGGGAAGGCTTGAACAAAACCTGGGAGACGGGGCTTGTGCCCTCATGATAGGGTCAAGCGACCTTCTTGCGACTATTGAAGATAATTATTCAATTTTTAGTGATTTTACTGATTTATGGCGAACTGAGGATGATATGTTTGTTCAATCCGGGGAAGGGCGGTTTATAGACGAAGCAGGTTATATGCCTATAATGCAGGAAGCTGTTTCAGAATTGATGAAAAAGCATTCACTTGTTCCCGGGGATTTTTCTAAAATTGTTTACTATGCATCAGATAATAAACAACATGCCGCTCTGGCGAAAAGACTGGGTTTTGACAGGTCTCAGGTTCAGGACCCTTTGTTTGAGCAGATTGGCAATACCGGTGTAGCTGCATCATTTATCATGTTGGCGGCTGTCCTGGAGGAAGCAAAACCAGGAGACAGGATTTTATTTGCGAACTATGGCGACGGTGTTGATACTTTCATATTTTGTGTGACTGAAAATATAGGCAGAATCCATAACAAATCAATGGTGAAAAAAAGGTTGGCAGCAAAGAAGTCCATCGATTATGGGACCTATCTAAACTGGCGCGATCTTATCCCCTTTGAAGCTTCAAGCCTTCCCGACAGGGCTGAGCCTTCGTTGGCACCCAGATGGAGGGAAAGGAAAACCGTTACAGCCTTGTATGGGTTTAAATGCAGAAAGTGCGGCATTCCCCAAATACATCCAATCGGACAAACTGCGAGGATCTGTGTTGTATGCCAGTCAAAAGATGATTTTGAAGCATATAAGTTTTCTGACAAAACAGGGAAACTCTTTACCTATGCAGTTGATATATTGCAGCCTACCAAAAACCCTCCCGGTCTCAACGGCGTCATTGATTTTGACGGAGGCGGCAGGCTGATATGTGAACTTACAGATTACAATCTCGACAAAGTTGCCATAGGTATGCCTGTAGAAATGGTTTTTAGAAAACTTTTTCAGGGTAAAGGAATATTGAACTATTTCTGGAAGGCAAAACCGATTTAA
- a CDS encoding acetyl-CoA acetyltransferase — protein sequence MESIKDKVAIVGMGCTRFGERWDMGVEDLLVEAAYEAFQDAGIEPKDVQAAWLGTVFSGMSALTLAPLGLQYIPVTRVENMCATGSEALRAASYAVAAGVCDIALAIGVEKLKDSGQTGVKGPSIIGDNTDGSSAIGSGYSAPASFAYLGTRYFHHYGLNPDEGKRLLAEIAVKNHYNGSLNPKAHFHNILTVEQVVKAPIVAWPLGLFDCCGVSDGAAAAIVTRADMAKNFRSDPVYVKGLAISVGARQGSMRQDYDYVHIDENVLAAKKVYAEAGIKDPRKEISMAEVHDCFTCHELIVYEDLGFSPRGRARDDIDAGTFTLKGELPVNTDGGLKCFGHPLGASGLRMMYEVYKQLQGKAGPRQVKNPRLGMTHNLGGNAGNGVGCCVVVGNEKG from the coding sequence ATGGAGAGTATTAAAGATAAAGTTGCAATAGTGGGGATGGGTTGCACCAGGTTTGGTGAACGATGGGACATGGGCGTGGAAGATCTTCTTGTCGAAGCAGCCTACGAGGCATTTCAAGATGCAGGTATAGAACCTAAGGATGTTCAGGCAGCCTGGCTCGGCACGGTTTTTTCAGGCATGAGCGCTCTTACCCTGGCACCCCTGGGGCTGCAATATATCCCTGTTACGAGGGTTGAGAATATGTGCGCCACCGGGTCTGAGGCCCTCAGGGCTGCAAGCTATGCAGTTGCTGCCGGCGTATGCGATATAGCCCTGGCAATAGGCGTAGAGAAGCTCAAAGATTCCGGGCAAACCGGGGTAAAAGGCCCTTCCATAATCGGTGACAATACTGACGGAAGTTCGGCAATTGGCTCTGGGTACAGCGCACCTGCGTCCTTTGCTTACCTGGGAACGAGGTATTTCCATCACTATGGTCTGAATCCTGATGAAGGGAAGAGGTTGCTTGCTGAAATTGCAGTGAAGAATCATTACAATGGCAGTCTCAATCCCAAAGCTCATTTTCATAACATACTCACCGTTGAGCAGGTAGTAAAAGCGCCTATCGTAGCCTGGCCTCTCGGCTTATTTGATTGTTGCGGAGTCAGCGACGGCGCTGCTGCAGCTATCGTAACACGTGCCGACATGGCAAAGAACTTTCGGAGTGATCCTGTTTATGTGAAGGGACTGGCTATAAGTGTCGGGGCTCGTCAGGGGTCTATGAGGCAGGATTATGATTATGTACATATAGATGAAAATGTTCTTGCCGCTAAGAAAGTATATGCTGAGGCAGGGATAAAGGACCCTCGAAAGGAGATAAGCATGGCCGAGGTCCATGACTGCTTTACCTGCCACGAGTTGATAGTATACGAGGATCTGGGCTTTAGCCCGAGAGGAAGGGCCAGGGATGATATAGATGCAGGAACGTTTACCCTGAAGGGGGAGTTGCCGGTGAATACCGATGGTGGGCTAAAATGCTTTGGTCATCCTCTTGGCGCCAGTGGTCTGAGGATGATGTACGAGGTATACAAGCAACTACAAGGCAAGGCCGGTCCCCGTCAGGTGAAGAATCCGCGTCTGGGTATGACCCACAATCTGGGAGGTAATGCGGGGAATGGCGTCGGGTGCTGTGTTGTTGTGGGAAACGAAAAAGGGTGA
- a CDS encoding DUF2284 domain-containing protein: MDDDVKGPARLISLEINYETLRQDLEHFRQKALELGASMAEIVPADWVEVDERVRLKCTVPMCPHYGKSAYCPPNAPDIDFVRRAFSRYKWAILFALDVMPVSEFSDRDVQRKAGVQWTKRDMEITGRLETAAFGNGYYLAMGFCQFSCNTALCASEKCQVIQGNKCAHPLKARPSMEGMGIDVYRLVRKAGWEIYPIYRSVDPAAVPRALAVGIVFIF; the protein is encoded by the coding sequence ATGGATGATGACGTAAAAGGACCTGCGCGGCTTATTTCGTTGGAGATAAATTACGAAACACTACGGCAAGACCTGGAGCATTTCAGGCAAAAGGCGCTCGAACTTGGAGCATCGATGGCGGAAATTGTACCTGCCGACTGGGTGGAAGTAGATGAGAGGGTAAGGCTCAAGTGTACTGTTCCAATGTGTCCCCATTACGGCAAAAGCGCATATTGTCCGCCGAATGCCCCTGATATTGACTTCGTACGTCGTGCGTTCAGCCGTTACAAATGGGCAATCCTGTTTGCGCTGGATGTGATGCCTGTTTCTGAATTTTCAGACAGGGATGTTCAACGTAAGGCAGGAGTCCAGTGGACCAAAAGAGATATGGAAATAACAGGCAGGCTGGAGACAGCAGCCTTCGGCAATGGATACTATCTTGCCATGGGATTCTGCCAGTTCAGTTGTAACACAGCGCTCTGTGCGTCTGAAAAGTGTCAGGTGATTCAGGGAAACAAGTGTGCTCACCCGCTTAAGGCCAGGCCTTCAATGGAGGGAATGGGGATAGACGTATACCGTTTGGTGAGAAAAGCAGGGTGGGAGATTTATCCGATTTACAGAAGTGTGGACCCTGC